From the genome of Vulpes lagopus strain Blue_001 chromosome 2, ASM1834538v1, whole genome shotgun sequence, one region includes:
- the LOC121479414 gene encoding protein BugT-like has product MEIPMTHFQRFLSMAFLALGLVLGLAPLPGHAAEFPEKPVRIVVPFPAGCRSDAAMRVVARKMSELWRQPVLVSSRAGRWLHPAAGAGSGMVTAPLLSSKLSYNPSRDFVPVGGCLINVPILTTHPSLNVSTVQELVALARKNPGALNYSSSGNGTPGHLSMEMFQAATGTRMLQIPYKGGAPAVNELVGGHVQLGINAVPSVVLQIKAGKLTPLAVASATRSRALPQVPTMAEAGVKDFEYDIWYALFAPTGTPPAVVAKVNAALVRSLQDREVAKSLEAQGAEPAPTTPQELARFMQEDTARWAKLVKERNLKLD; this is encoded by the exons ATGGAGATTCCCATGACCCACTTCCAACGCTTCCTGTCCATGGCTTTCCTGGCACTGGGCCTTGTGCTGGGCCTGGCGCCCTTGCCCGGCCATGCGGCCGAATTCCCGGAAAAGCCCGTGCGCATCGTCGTGCCGTTCCCCGCCGGTTGCCGCAGCGATGCCGCCATGCGCGTGGTGGCCCGCAAGATGTCCGAGCTGTGGCGCCAGCCCGTG CTGGTGTCCTCCCGCGCCGGCCGATGGCTACACCCTGCTGCTGGCGCGGGCTCGGGCATGGTGACGGCGCCGCTGCTGTCCAGCAAGCTGTCCTACAACCCCTCGCGCGACTTCGTGCCCGTGGGCGGGTGCCTGATCAACGTGCCCATCCTGACCACGCACCCCAGCCTCAATGTGAGCACCGTGCAGGAGCTGGTGGCGCTGGCGCGCAAGAACCCCGGCGCGCTGAACTACAGCTCCAGCGGCAACGGCACGCCAGGCCATCTGTCCATGGAAATGTTCCAGGCTGCCACGGGCACGCGCATGCTGCAGATTCCCTACAAGGGCGGCGCGCCCGCCGTCAACGAACTGGTGGGCGGCCATGTGCAGCTGGGCATCAATGCCGTGCCCAGCGTGGTGCTGCAGATCAAGGCCGGCAAGCTCACGCCGCTGGCCGTGGCCAGCGCCACGCGCTCGCGCGCCCTGCCGCAGGTGCCCACCATGGCCGAGGCGGGCGTCAAGGACTTCGAATACGACATCTGGTATGCGCTGTTCGCGCCCACCGGCACGCCGCCTGCGGTGGTGGCCAAGGTCAATGCCGCGCTGGTGCGCTCGCTGCAGGACCGTGAAGTGGCCAAGTCTCTGGAGGCGCAGGGCGCCGAGCCCGCGCCCACCACGCCCCAGGAGCTGGCGCGCTTCATGCAGGAAGACACGGCGCGCTGGGCCAAGCTGGTCAAGGAACGCAACCTCAAGCTCGACTGA